In one window of Leptospira fainei serovar Hurstbridge str. BUT 6 DNA:
- the truB gene encoding tRNA pseudouridine(55) synthase TruB: MNPFDLRENPQTRTEIGFLLLDKPVGMTSSDLVLKAKKSLGLRKVGHTGTLDKAASGLMLLPIGSSTSFSSLFLTKEKEYVAEVQFGFSTDSGDREGLVLEDWEIEKTKTWLIENRSKLDAVLRSVPEWEEQTAPEISALKVGGKRRAQLFREGVEVPPSVRKIKIYEFEVRNFEETGLTIRTKVSGGTYIRKLVMDIGEACGLPMSLKSLIRTKVGKLALEQADSFVCLESKTAKIHPPEEILDIPTLEIPGTEVRDVFHGKKIKLEWIPAQEFLLTSPEGEILAWCKRDGLPGSLTYKYLKVFPKN; this comes from the coding sequence ATGAATCCCTTCGACTTACGAGAAAACCCACAAACCCGAACTGAAATTGGATTCTTACTTCTGGATAAGCCTGTAGGAATGACTTCCTCCGACTTGGTCCTAAAGGCAAAGAAGTCTCTCGGACTCCGGAAGGTAGGGCATACCGGTACGCTGGATAAGGCTGCTTCCGGTTTGATGCTTCTTCCCATCGGTTCTTCCACGAGCTTCTCTTCTTTGTTCTTAACCAAAGAAAAGGAATACGTCGCTGAAGTTCAGTTCGGATTCTCCACCGATTCCGGAGACCGGGAAGGTTTGGTTTTGGAAGATTGGGAAATCGAGAAGACCAAAACATGGCTCATTGAAAATCGTTCTAAATTAGATGCTGTGTTGCGGAGTGTTCCTGAATGGGAAGAACAAACCGCGCCGGAAATTTCCGCCTTGAAAGTCGGTGGAAAAAGACGAGCACAGTTGTTTCGAGAGGGTGTCGAAGTTCCGCCAAGCGTTCGAAAGATTAAAATTTACGAATTTGAAGTTCGGAATTTTGAAGAAACTGGACTGACGATCCGAACGAAAGTGTCGGGCGGCACTTACATCCGAAAGCTTGTTATGGATATCGGAGAGGCTTGCGGGCTTCCGATGAGCCTTAAGTCTTTGATTCGTACGAAGGTAGGCAAATTGGCGTTGGAGCAAGCCGATAGTTTTGTTTGCTTAGAATCGAAAACCGCAAAAATCCACCCTCCTGAAGAAATTTTAGATATCCCGACATTAGAAATTCCCGGAACCGAAGTAAGAGACGTTTTTCACGGCAAGAAGATCAAATTGGAATGGATCCCCGCTCAGGAGTTTCTGCTGACTTCTCCGGAAGGGGAAATTTTGGCTTGGTGTAAGCGGGATGGCTTGCCTGGGAGTTTAACCTATAAATATTTAAAGGTCTTCCCTAAAAATTAG
- the rimP gene encoding ribosome maturation factor RimP, with protein sequence MYALMVSQRPNHTLIEVELDHLEHPYGSVSLLECEQVSRKLNEELERIFPDLNYTLKVSSAGAERKLVLPGDLDRFRGIPVRLVYRVEGESGEKEGIFKILDRQGDRFILEPFSKRKKGSGKKKEAFLELKDILKGNLYVSI encoded by the coding sequence TTGTACGCACTCATGGTTAGCCAAAGGCCCAACCATACGCTGATCGAGGTAGAGTTGGATCACCTCGAACACCCGTACGGTTCCGTCAGCCTTCTGGAATGTGAGCAAGTTTCCAGAAAACTGAATGAAGAGTTGGAACGGATCTTCCCGGATCTGAACTATACTCTTAAAGTTTCTTCTGCGGGAGCGGAAAGGAAACTGGTGCTTCCGGGGGACCTGGATCGGTTCCGTGGAATTCCAGTACGCCTCGTTTACCGAGTTGAAGGTGAGTCGGGTGAGAAAGAGGGGATCTTCAAGATCTTGGATAGGCAGGGTGACCGTTTTATTTTGGAACCGTTTTCCAAACGGAAGAAAGGAAGCGGGAAAAAAAAGGAAGCCTTCTTGGAATTGAAGGATATACTGAAAGGAAATTTGTACGTAAGTATTTGA
- the rpsO gene encoding 30S ribosomal protein S15 has translation MITTEAKKQIISAFAKGNADTGSTEVQVALLDARIKGLNEHFKGHKKDFHSKTGLLKLVSKRKKLLEYLKRKDLDRYKKLIETLGLRK, from the coding sequence ATGATAACTACGGAAGCAAAGAAGCAAATTATATCCGCATTTGCAAAAGGAAACGCAGACACTGGATCCACCGAGGTTCAAGTTGCACTTCTGGACGCTCGCATTAAGGGTTTAAACGAGCATTTTAAAGGTCACAAGAAAGATTTTCATTCAAAAACGGGTTTACTTAAACTCGTAAGCAAACGTAAGAAATTATTGGAATACCTAAAACGCAAAGATCTAGATCGTTACAAGAAGTTGATCGAAACTCTCGGACTACGTAAGTAA
- the infB gene encoding translation initiation factor IF-2, producing MEDKNKTIKEKLQGSADAGKKKKLVIKKKPDEKNASPASGFRKETSGEQQAAPRQSASGTGGGSSARQPSSSHPKEQQYAETRQDRPEPPTPRSQPLLDADTSGKKTPFQREDNNIIVSRPNQRQTYTGPTNRDSSSDSQGGGGGYRGGQGGQGGGYQGGQGGGGGYRGGQGGQGGGYQGGQGGGGGYRGGQGGQGGGYQGGQGGGGGYRGGQGGQGGGYQGGQGGGGGYRGGQGGQGGGYRGGPGSGGGAGFRGPGGPGSGVAGPPGGEGRGVLGPSGKKRGGEKEKSGRSESSFGAENSKFFKQSYRKHKSGGPTGVSVPKEITILENVQVGELAKKMNLKPGDVIGKLMKMGMMVTINNIIDAETASILADEYGCKVKVVSLYEETLIGEEKDSPEDYIHRPPVVTIMGHVDHGKTRLLDTIRKSSVIDTESGGITQHIGAYQVKTPRGEITFLDTPGHEAFTSMRARGAKITDIVILVVAADDGVMPQTLEAVSHAKDAKVPIIVAINKVDLPTANPEKIMQELANHGLQSEEWGGDTMYCKISAKENIGIDKLLEAVLLQAEVLDLKANPKRRAKGTIVEAKLDPGRGAVATVLIQNGTLRVGDPFVAGVFSGRVRAMYDDYGHLIKEAGPAFPVQVTGLDGVPDAGAPFDSMADEKEARNISQHRIEFERIGNAGATGSKVTLENMNEFIKQGALKELKVIIKADVRGSAEAIKEALEKLSTPDVKLNVIQSGAGAIVDMDVMLASASNAIIVGFHVRANPKTIALAEKEGVQIKYYSIIYQVVDEIKMAMEGLLEPEKIEEVIGTAEIREVFKVSKIGNIAGCMVTSGKITKASGVRVISEGVIVFDGKLKSLRRFKDEVNEVLNNFECGIQLEGFNDFKVGDSIEAYTVTVIKRKLD from the coding sequence ATGGAAGATAAGAATAAGACAATCAAGGAAAAGCTCCAAGGTTCTGCCGATGCCGGTAAGAAGAAGAAGCTGGTAATTAAAAAGAAGCCGGATGAGAAAAATGCCTCTCCCGCCTCTGGTTTCAGAAAAGAGACCTCGGGTGAACAGCAAGCTGCTCCTAGACAATCCGCTTCCGGAACCGGCGGTGGATCGAGCGCAAGGCAGCCGTCTTCCTCCCATCCAAAAGAACAGCAATACGCAGAAACTAGACAAGATCGTCCGGAACCTCCTACTCCGAGGAGCCAACCTTTGTTGGATGCGGATACCTCGGGGAAAAAAACTCCCTTTCAGAGAGAAGACAATAATATTATAGTATCTCGTCCGAATCAAAGACAGACATATACCGGACCAACCAACCGGGATTCTTCTTCCGATAGTCAAGGTGGCGGCGGAGGTTATCGTGGAGGCCAGGGTGGACAAGGCGGTGGATACCAAGGCGGTCAAGGTGGCGGCGGAGGTTATCGCGGAGGCCAGGGTGGACAAGGCGGTGGATACCAAGGCGGTCAAGGTGGCGGCGGAGGTTATCGCGGAGGCCAGGGAGGTCAAGGCGGTGGATACCAAGGCGGTCAAGGTGGCGGCGGAGGTTATCGCGGAGGCCAGGGTGGACAAGGCGGTGGATACCAAGGCGGTCAAGGTGGCGGCGGAGGTTATCGTGGAGGCCAGGGTGGACAAGGCGGTGGATACCGAGGCGGCCCAGGTAGCGGCGGAGGTGCAGGTTTCCGTGGTCCAGGCGGCCCCGGTTCGGGAGTTGCGGGTCCTCCAGGCGGAGAGGGTAGAGGCGTACTCGGGCCTTCCGGAAAAAAACGCGGTGGAGAGAAGGAAAAATCCGGCAGATCGGAATCCTCTTTTGGCGCGGAAAATTCCAAGTTCTTTAAACAATCATATCGTAAACATAAAAGCGGTGGGCCTACCGGAGTTTCGGTACCTAAAGAGATTACAATATTAGAAAATGTTCAAGTCGGCGAGCTTGCCAAGAAAATGAATCTCAAGCCCGGCGATGTGATCGGAAAACTCATGAAGATGGGAATGATGGTCACGATCAATAATATTATCGATGCCGAAACAGCGTCGATTCTTGCGGATGAATACGGCTGCAAAGTTAAAGTGGTTTCTCTTTATGAGGAAACTTTAATCGGAGAAGAGAAGGATAGTCCTGAAGATTATATCCATAGACCCCCGGTCGTTACCATCATGGGTCACGTTGACCACGGTAAGACCAGGTTGTTGGATACCATCCGTAAATCCTCCGTTATTGATACTGAGTCAGGCGGGATCACGCAGCATATCGGCGCTTACCAAGTTAAGACACCGAGAGGTGAAATTACATTCTTAGATACCCCGGGTCACGAAGCTTTTACCTCCATGAGGGCTCGTGGTGCGAAAATTACGGATATAGTAATTCTTGTGGTAGCGGCCGACGACGGAGTAATGCCTCAAACATTGGAGGCTGTATCGCACGCGAAGGATGCGAAGGTCCCGATTATTGTCGCAATCAACAAAGTCGATCTTCCGACCGCAAATCCGGAAAAGATAATGCAAGAACTCGCCAACCACGGACTTCAATCGGAAGAATGGGGCGGCGATACCATGTATTGCAAGATTTCTGCAAAAGAAAATATAGGAATCGATAAGCTCTTAGAAGCGGTACTTTTACAGGCCGAAGTTCTAGACCTGAAGGCAAACCCGAAACGAAGAGCGAAAGGAACCATTGTAGAAGCAAAATTGGATCCGGGTCGGGGCGCTGTTGCAACCGTCCTAATTCAGAACGGAACGCTCAGAGTGGGTGATCCGTTCGTAGCGGGAGTCTTTTCGGGACGTGTTCGGGCCATGTATGACGATTATGGACATTTGATCAAGGAAGCCGGACCGGCCTTTCCTGTTCAGGTGACAGGCTTAGACGGAGTTCCTGATGCCGGGGCTCCTTTTGATTCGATGGCGGATGAAAAAGAAGCCAGAAATATTTCTCAGCATAGGATCGAGTTCGAACGTATCGGCAACGCCGGGGCAACCGGTTCTAAAGTAACCTTGGAAAACATGAACGAGTTCATTAAACAAGGTGCGTTAAAAGAACTGAAAGTTATCATCAAAGCGGACGTTCGCGGTTCCGCAGAGGCGATAAAAGAAGCCTTGGAAAAACTTTCCACACCGGATGTGAAATTGAACGTGATTCAGTCCGGCGCTGGAGCTATCGTCGATATGGACGTTATGTTGGCTTCCGCTTCGAACGCTATCATCGTCGGATTCCATGTAAGAGCGAATCCGAAAACGATCGCGCTGGCGGAAAAAGAAGGCGTTCAGATCAAATACTACAGCATTATCTATCAGGTTGTAGACGAGATCAAGATGGCTATGGAAGGACTTCTCGAACCGGAGAAGATCGAAGAAGTCATCGGAACTGCCGAGATTCGCGAGGTTTTCAAAGTATCGAAAATCGGGAATATCGCCGGTTGTATGGTTACTTCCGGAAAGATCACCAAAGCCTCCGGAGTTCGTGTGATCAGCGAAGGCGTGATCGTTTTCGACGGAAAATTAAAATCACTGAGACGATTCAAGGACGAAGTAAACGAGGTTCTAAACAACTTCGAATGCGGTATTCAATTGGAAGGATTCAACGATTTCAAAGTCGGAGATTCGATTGAAGCGTATACGGTCACGGTGATCAAACGGAAGCTCGACTAA
- the pnp gene encoding polyribonucleotide nucleotidyltransferase, whose translation MAKSITGQFGRDAITLETGDWAKQAHGSVVYKTGNLVLLATVCAADEPKEGQDFFPLTCEYSEKIYSVGRFPGGYFKRESKPYEHEVLNSRIIDRPIRPLFPEGYFCEVQLLVQVLSADTEVSTAGHALNAASAALSISNIPFNGPIAGARIGRINGELIINPTNKEIVNSDLDLIVAGTKTHIVMIEGEAKELSNQEMLVALKFAQSHIAKFVELQENWVKELAVAKKEVKLKQKDEALLTEVRKYAFDKLSAANRTPDKLSRSKEVSNVNKEVVEYFKTTVTETEKIKDIKNFLHELEYEIVREQVLNEGVRFDGRKLDEIRNIGVEMSPLPGVHGSAVFTRGQTQSLGTVTLGTASDNQRYETLEGQKEKNFMLHYNFPAFSVGEVRRSSGPGRREIGHGNLAERALKLVLPKLDDFPYVIRVVSEILESNGSSSMASVCSGSLALMAAGVPIRSSVSGIAMGLFSDEKGRFAVLSDIAGLEDHFGDMDCKIAGTRKGITAFQMDLKVTGVAFDVLESVFSQAQKARFHILDIMEKHISKAEATVSRKAPRIIIKHIPKDRIGELIGPGGKNIRAIIEASGADINIDDDGRVTIAGANMESAEKAAGMVEGFFAEVEVGKIYEGKVKRITDFGAFVEILPGKEGLCHISKLDSKRVNSVKDVVREGEIIKVRVLNVDKTGKIDLSRRDALEV comes from the coding sequence ATGGCAAAATCTATTACCGGCCAATTCGGTCGGGATGCAATCACTCTCGAAACGGGAGACTGGGCAAAACAGGCTCATGGATCCGTCGTTTATAAAACCGGAAATTTGGTTCTCCTTGCCACCGTATGTGCCGCCGATGAACCGAAAGAAGGTCAGGACTTTTTCCCTTTAACCTGCGAATATTCCGAAAAGATCTATTCCGTTGGACGCTTTCCCGGCGGATATTTTAAACGGGAATCGAAACCGTACGAGCACGAAGTACTTAATTCTAGAATCATAGATCGTCCGATCCGTCCCCTCTTTCCGGAAGGATATTTTTGCGAAGTTCAGCTTCTGGTTCAAGTGTTGTCTGCAGATACCGAAGTTTCGACGGCAGGGCACGCTTTGAATGCAGCGTCTGCCGCTCTTTCTATTTCTAATATTCCGTTTAACGGTCCGATTGCGGGAGCACGTATAGGAAGAATCAACGGTGAGCTGATCATCAATCCTACAAATAAGGAAATTGTAAATTCCGATTTGGATTTGATCGTAGCCGGAACGAAAACTCATATCGTAATGATCGAAGGCGAAGCGAAAGAACTTTCCAATCAGGAAATGTTGGTCGCTTTGAAATTTGCACAATCCCATATTGCGAAGTTCGTAGAACTTCAGGAAAATTGGGTCAAGGAATTGGCGGTAGCCAAGAAAGAAGTCAAGCTTAAACAAAAAGACGAAGCTTTACTGACTGAGGTTCGCAAATACGCATTCGATAAACTTTCCGCGGCGAACCGCACTCCGGATAAATTATCCCGCTCGAAAGAAGTTTCCAACGTTAATAAGGAAGTCGTCGAATACTTCAAAACGACCGTTACTGAAACGGAAAAAATCAAAGATATTAAAAATTTCTTACATGAACTCGAGTATGAGATCGTTCGCGAACAAGTTTTAAACGAAGGCGTTCGTTTTGACGGTCGTAAACTGGATGAGATCCGAAATATCGGTGTAGAGATGAGTCCGTTACCGGGCGTGCACGGATCTGCCGTGTTTACTCGCGGACAGACTCAATCTTTAGGAACCGTGACACTTGGAACCGCTTCCGACAATCAGCGTTACGAAACGCTGGAAGGACAGAAAGAAAAGAACTTCATGCTTCATTACAATTTCCCGGCGTTCTCGGTCGGTGAAGTAAGAAGATCTTCAGGTCCAGGAAGGAGAGAGATCGGGCATGGAAATTTGGCGGAAAGAGCGCTCAAGCTTGTCTTGCCGAAGTTGGATGACTTTCCTTACGTAATCCGAGTCGTTTCGGAAATTTTAGAATCGAACGGTTCCTCTTCCATGGCTTCCGTTTGTTCGGGTTCCCTCGCATTGATGGCGGCAGGAGTTCCAATCAGATCTTCCGTTTCAGGAATTGCGATGGGACTTTTCTCGGACGAGAAGGGGCGCTTTGCGGTCCTTTCGGATATCGCAGGCTTGGAAGATCATTTCGGCGATATGGATTGTAAAATCGCCGGAACGCGCAAAGGAATCACCGCTTTCCAAATGGACTTAAAAGTCACAGGCGTTGCGTTCGATGTTCTCGAATCGGTCTTTAGTCAGGCCCAAAAGGCTCGCTTCCATATTTTGGATATTATGGAAAAACATATTTCCAAGGCTGAGGCTACCGTTTCCAGAAAAGCTCCTCGTATCATTATCAAGCATATTCCGAAAGATCGAATCGGCGAATTGATAGGTCCGGGCGGCAAGAATATACGTGCCATTATTGAAGCTTCAGGCGCGGATATCAATATCGACGACGATGGTCGCGTTACGATTGCCGGGGCCAATATGGAATCTGCGGAAAAAGCGGCCGGAATGGTCGAAGGCTTTTTTGCGGAAGTTGAAGTCGGGAAGATCTACGAAGGAAAAGTGAAGAGAATCACCGACTTCGGAGCTTTCGTCGAGATTCTTCCGGGTAAAGAAGGTCTTTGCCATATTTCCAAATTGGATTCTAAACGAGTGAATTCGGTTAAGGATGTCGTGCGCGAAGGCGAAATCATTAAGGTCCGAGTTTTGAACGTAGATAAGACCGGCAAAATCGATCTTTCTCGTAGAGACGCGCTCGAAGTTTAA
- the nusA gene encoding transcription termination factor NusA, translated as MAVKKKEAEGNLLEAIQQFCADKSLDREAVMGVIRDSLITAYKKKSGLDGLDDTENPIKVEFASNNEGDNVVIIVPRKVVDEEPKDGLEISLSDAKVTHPEAEIGEILEFKEKPMELSRIISSQAKQMVFQRLRDMEKELLYEEYKAKEGELTHGYFQRWKKDAMSIDLGKVEGIMPKREQNPGEKYHSGDRLKAIIQRVELRPREPIPVITLSRASADFVKKLFEMEIPEIYDGLVEIVNVARQPSIRTKVVVHATRGDIDPVGACVGMKGVRIQSIVRELGNERIDIVQYSSDPTEFIANAISPAKPFDVKVDTQGREAMVIVPEEQLSLAIGINGSNVKLASQLTGFRIDIKTIAQYNEEFSSPEARERLEKLFSPPTEEEEDDGATPLEDLPGLSARLIGLLRSAGINDVETLIEISQDDLAKLPGIGPTTATQILKILAESVEWVEEG; from the coding sequence ATGGCAGTAAAGAAGAAAGAAGCCGAAGGCAATCTGTTGGAAGCAATTCAACAATTTTGCGCCGATAAATCCCTGGACCGGGAAGCGGTTATGGGAGTCATACGGGACTCTTTAATTACGGCCTATAAGAAAAAGTCCGGACTCGACGGTTTGGATGATACGGAAAACCCGATTAAAGTGGAATTCGCTTCGAATAACGAAGGCGATAACGTTGTCATTATAGTTCCTAGAAAGGTAGTCGATGAAGAGCCCAAAGACGGTTTGGAAATTTCTCTCTCAGATGCGAAAGTAACTCATCCGGAAGCGGAAATCGGCGAAATATTAGAATTTAAAGAAAAGCCGATGGAGTTGTCCAGAATCATCTCCAGTCAGGCAAAGCAGATGGTTTTCCAGCGTCTCCGAGATATGGAGAAAGAGCTTTTATATGAAGAATATAAAGCAAAAGAGGGAGAACTGACCCACGGTTATTTTCAACGTTGGAAGAAAGACGCTATGTCTATCGATTTGGGAAAAGTGGAAGGTATCATGCCTAAACGGGAGCAGAATCCCGGAGAAAAGTACCACAGCGGAGATCGTTTAAAAGCGATTATTCAGAGGGTGGAGTTAAGGCCTCGGGAACCGATTCCTGTCATCACTCTTTCTAGAGCTTCCGCAGATTTTGTTAAGAAATTATTTGAAATGGAAATTCCCGAGATTTACGACGGCCTCGTCGAGATCGTCAACGTTGCAAGGCAACCTTCCATACGAACAAAGGTGGTCGTGCATGCAACTCGGGGAGATATCGACCCCGTTGGAGCCTGCGTTGGGATGAAAGGTGTCCGAATTCAATCCATCGTACGCGAGCTCGGAAATGAGCGAATTGATATCGTCCAATATTCCAGCGACCCGACCGAGTTTATTGCAAACGCGATTTCTCCAGCAAAACCATTCGACGTAAAAGTGGACACGCAGGGAAGAGAGGCGATGGTGATTGTTCCGGAAGAACAACTATCTCTTGCAATCGGAATTAACGGTTCTAACGTAAAGTTAGCTTCTCAACTGACGGGTTTCCGGATCGATATCAAAACAATTGCACAGTATAACGAAGAATTTTCCTCCCCGGAAGCGCGGGAGAGACTTGAGAAATTATTTAGTCCTCCTACCGAAGAGGAGGAAGACGACGGCGCGACTCCCCTGGAAGATCTACCTGGTCTTTCTGCTCGCCTAATCGGTCTTTTGCGGAGCGCCGGTATCAACGACGTAGAAACCTTGATCGAGATCAGTCAGGATGATTTGGCCAAACTCCCAGGAATCGGCCCGACAACCGCGACGCAAATTCTCAAAATTTTGGCTGAATCAGTGGAGTGGGTGGAAGAGGGTTAA
- the rbfA gene encoding 30S ribosome-binding factor RbfA: MNPIRKRKIEVETVRTVAMMILTGKVKDPRVHMVSVHRSELSDDARFLRVYVTAIVTDKKKEKLLAGLNSAAGKFAATLSTKLNLRMTPKISFVWDDEYIQGLDESLRLTRKPTNPN; this comes from the coding sequence TTGAACCCGATCCGTAAGAGGAAGATCGAAGTGGAGACGGTGAGAACCGTCGCCATGATGATCCTTACCGGAAAGGTGAAGGATCCTAGGGTGCATATGGTTTCCGTTCATCGATCGGAGTTATCCGACGACGCTAGATTCTTAAGAGTGTACGTTACCGCTATTGTGACGGATAAAAAGAAGGAAAAACTGTTGGCGGGATTAAATAGCGCCGCAGGAAAATTTGCTGCGACTTTATCGACAAAGTTGAATCTTCGAATGACTCCGAAGATTTCCTTTGTCTGGGATGACGAATACATCCAAGGCTTAGATGAATCCCTTCGACTTACGAGAAAACCCACAAACCCGAACTGA
- a CDS encoding M16 family metallopeptidase, whose protein sequence is MTLKEEQTHKIELENGITVLFQRAPYTVSVSLGVYVRVGSRSESPEEAGYCHFLEHMLFKDTQKRTAKQQAEDWERVGAYSNAATSREYTYFHATLASRDIELGLELLSEMIFLPLLRDQDIKTEAEVVLEEMKGYEDSPEDGVHDFYYNNFFPENALGRDIIGTEKSIKAVTSKSLRAFYEKYYHSGNMILSISGDYEPEWILKTVEKYFSVKTNRRLTARFETPQKAFGYFRKGNKETEQAYFILGGEGSPRSFHTATRLSLMTHILGGGMSSRLFQKIREEKGLCYHITSYPSSYSDMGITSIVCSSSKERFLESLTLILEELRIFLDLGITPSELADAQTNHEGSLSIGYEHTESRMNNIAFQEMYYGKYYTLEERIREIHSVTLDELNSLAKKIFALPKLHLSVLAKMNAKEEEKLKKIFESFSYPK, encoded by the coding sequence TTGACTTTAAAAGAAGAACAAACGCATAAGATAGAATTAGAGAACGGTATCACCGTTCTGTTCCAACGTGCACCTTATACTGTTAGCGTATCTCTCGGTGTATATGTAAGAGTCGGGTCCAGATCGGAAAGTCCGGAAGAAGCGGGCTATTGCCATTTCCTAGAACATATGTTGTTCAAAGACACCCAAAAGAGAACGGCAAAACAACAGGCCGAAGATTGGGAAAGGGTGGGTGCGTATTCGAACGCAGCTACTTCTCGCGAGTACACTTATTTTCACGCGACTTTAGCATCTCGAGATATCGAACTCGGATTGGAACTACTTTCAGAAATGATATTTCTTCCTTTGCTTCGAGATCAGGATATTAAGACGGAAGCGGAAGTGGTCTTGGAGGAGATGAAAGGCTATGAAGATTCTCCCGAAGACGGAGTTCATGATTTCTATTATAATAATTTCTTTCCTGAAAATGCCTTAGGACGAGATATTATCGGAACGGAAAAAAGTATCAAAGCGGTTACTTCTAAATCGCTGAGAGCATTTTACGAGAAATATTATCACTCCGGAAACATGATTCTTTCGATTTCGGGCGATTATGAACCGGAATGGATTCTCAAAACCGTGGAAAAATATTTTTCCGTAAAAACGAATCGAAGGTTGACCGCTCGTTTTGAAACGCCTCAAAAGGCATTCGGATATTTCCGCAAAGGAAACAAAGAAACCGAACAGGCATATTTTATTCTTGGTGGAGAAGGGAGTCCGAGAAGTTTTCACACTGCAACTCGTCTTTCTCTTATGACCCATATTCTCGGCGGGGGAATGTCTTCTAGACTCTTTCAGAAAATTAGGGAAGAAAAAGGTCTCTGCTATCATATTACGAGCTATCCTTCTTCTTATAGCGATATGGGAATTACTTCGATCGTTTGCTCTTCGTCGAAAGAGAGGTTTTTAGAATCCCTAACTTTGATTTTGGAAGAATTAAGAATTTTCCTAGATCTTGGGATCACACCTTCGGAACTCGCGGATGCGCAAACCAATCACGAAGGAAGCTTATCGATCGGATACGAGCACACCGAAAGTAGAATGAATAATATCGCCTTTCAAGAGATGTATTACGGAAAGTATTACACATTAGAGGAGCGGATTCGAGAAATTCACTCCGTAACTTTGGATGAACTGAATTCTTTGGCGAAGAAAATTTTCGCACTTCCTAAATTACATTTATCCGTCCTGGCAAAAATGAATGCCAAGGAAGAAGAAAAACTTAAAAAAATCTTCGAATCGTTTTCATATCCGAAGTGA
- the dut gene encoding dUTP diphosphatase, translated as MKIAVKKLQTTAKLPEIKTAGSAGYDLHSCLESPMELPVGEVKLVPTGLSFAIPDGYHFEIRPRSGFSTKFTILVPNSPGTIDSDYRGELMVPLLNLGSTSYLLEDGVRIAQLLIRRTWLTDWEIVDELPETARGAGGFGSTGL; from the coding sequence ATGAAGATTGCAGTGAAAAAGCTACAAACGACCGCTAAATTACCGGAAATTAAAACGGCAGGTTCGGCCGGATACGATTTGCATTCTTGCTTGGAATCTCCGATGGAGCTTCCCGTCGGAGAAGTGAAATTGGTCCCGACAGGTTTGTCTTTTGCGATTCCCGACGGTTATCATTTTGAAATCAGGCCTAGATCCGGATTTTCCACAAAATTTACCATTTTGGTTCCGAATTCCCCCGGAACGATCGATTCGGATTATCGCGGCGAACTGATGGTGCCTCTGCTGAATTTAGGATCGACTTCCTACCTTTTGGAAGACGGCGTTCGAATCGCTCAACTCTTGATTCGGAGAACTTGGCTCACCGATTGGGAAATCGTGGACGAGTTACCCGAAACTGCAAGAGGCGCCGGCGGTTTCGGTAGCACCGGGCTATAA